In the genome of Polynucleobacter sp. TSB-Sco08W16, the window AGGACGCCCCATACCAACGCGTTTTGGCTGTTGATGTTCAATTGCTTCTTGCAAGATTCGGGTTAAACGTGGGGTTGGCAATTTCGCCATAGCGGCCGCATAAGCAGCATCCACATCTTTAAACAACTCTTTAAGGCCAGTACCTTTTTTTGCAGAAATCGGATGTACGTTTGCAAAATCAAGGAAACGCAGCTTTTGTGCAATCTCTAAACGTGCCCGCTCTTTTACATAAGCGTCAAGGCCATCCCATTTATTAACAGCAACAACAAGGGCTCGCCCTGCTTCCACAATAAAACCAGCAATGTGTGCGTCTTGCTCAGAAATATCTTGCTGTGCATCAAGCATCAGAATAACGACATTGCAATCTGCAATTGCTTGCAAAGTTTTCACAACCGAGAACTTCTCAATCGCTTCAAATACTTTACCGCGACGACGTAAGCCTGCAGTGTCAACCAGAATATATGGCTTACCATTGCGCTCAAACGGAACTTCAATCGCATCGCGTGTTGTGCCTGGCATATCAAAGGCAATCACACGCTCTTCACCGATCAACTTATTGATCAAGGTAGATTTACCTACGTTTGGACGCCCCACGACCGCAATCTTCATAGGGCGATTAGGATCGTTGGCTAATTCATCTTCCTCAGGCTCTGCAATGCCTAAAGAATCCAATGCATCATCGATCAGACCACGGACACCATCACCATGGGCAGAAGAAATAGGAAATGGTTCACCTAAACCGAGCTCATGAAAGTCTGCAGTAACAACTCCTGCTTGCATACCTTCTGTTTTATTAACAGCCAGGATGATAGGTCTACCCGTCTTGCGCAGGAAGTCAGCAATCACTCGATCTTGTGGCGCCATACCCAAGCGACCATCAACCAAGAAAATCACGATGTCAGATTCAGCAACCGCTTGTTTAGTTTGCTTGGCCATCTCAGCAACGATGCCGGTCTTAGCAACAGGCTCAAAACCACCGGTATCCACGCAAATGAAAGCGCGCTCACCAATCCGGCCTTTGCCATAGTGACGGTCTCTGGTTAAGCCAGAAAAGTCTGCCACCAACGCATCGCGTGAACGCGTTAAGCGATTAAAGAGTGTCGACTTCCCAACATTAGGACGGCCGACGATAGTGATGACTGGATTCATTTTGGACTGTACGCCGCGATTTTCCCACCTTGAGATTGAATCAAGATGAGGCCGCCCACTGCAATAGGGGCGGCTGAGATTGGACTACTGTCGTGACGAATACGCGCGAGCATCTCGCCATTCGCCTGTGAAAATGCGTGAACATACCCTTGTGCATCGCCCATGAGCAACACTCTGCCAACAGCTAATGGCTCACCTACGTCCCGGAAAGTCAGTTGCGTATTTTCCCAAACTTGATTGCCGTCTTTGGTAGCAAATGCAGTGACATACGATTTTTCATTTGCCGAGAAAACTAAGTCAGCACTTTGGGCAGTGCCGGTATAGCTTGAATAATCCTTAAACCACAAGAGATTGCCGGTACGCGCTTGGCCACAGCCAATCCGGCCTTGATATGAAACTGCGCAGAGGACATCACCCTCCATGCTTGGCTTAGCAGTCACATCATTTAAGCGTTCGATCTCAGAGAAGCCTTTCGGAAAGGATACTGGCGTTTCCCAAATTAAGCCGCCATTCGCAATCGCAATCATGCCAAAGCGACCACCAGCAAAGCCAGTCACAATCACTTCATTATTAATTGCCAACATGCCATAACCCACCCTCAGGGACAGGGCTGATTGTTGGCGCTGATAAATCCACTTACGTGAACCAGTTTGAGCATCTAAGCCAATAAAGCGGTTATCCAATGCACGAATCACCACAATGCCACCAGCAACTATTGGCTCACTCAATACCTCACTACCCACATTGACATTCCACAAGGGCTTGCCTGTGTCGTCATAAGCGTATACCGTGCCTTTAATGCTGACGGCAACCGTAACGCGGCCATCAGAACCTGGACCAATAGCCAGGCGCTCTGGGACAGATACTTCCCAAACTTTATTACCCGATGCCAAATCAATTTTGGCTACATTGCCTCGGTGCGATGCGGCATAGACTGCATCTCCGGCTACTACAGGGTGAAAGTTAAAGGTTTCAGACGAGCCAACGCTGGTTGACCAAACTGGCTGCAAATCAAATTGATTGGTTACTGGAACCAAATCAGCCGGCTTGCGTACCCGAGAGTTACCTGAGCAGGCAACCAAGGCTGCAGCGGCCACGCCGATCATTAAGACGCTACCAATAAGCTTTGCATATCGCTTGACTGAATTCTTCATTGCAACCATCACTGAGCAATTCCTCCAACAGCATCTAACTTCACCTTCAAGAGGCGACGCGCCTCTTCAGGAAATTCTTTTGCTTGATCCAACTTTTTCCAAGCCTCTTGATAACTCGCTTTGGCTTCTGCATTTTTCTTCTGCGCTAAGTACCAATCACCCCGGCGTTCAAGCCACAAAGCCTCATAACCAGCAACTGGCTTATCTTTCAGGATTTGATCCGCTTCTGCAAAATCTTTTTCAGTGCCCTGCTCTATCAATTGGGATACCAAACGCATCTTGGCCAAAGCAAGGTAGCCATCATTTGAAGAGTTCTTAGCAGCCCAACGTAAATAATCCAAAGCTTTTGCGCTATCACCAGCATCCGATGCAATACGAGCAGCAATCAAACTAGACATGGGTGCATATGGAGTGCGCCCATAATCTTTTTGCAAATCATCTGCAGCGCGCAAGGTTTGCTCTTTATCGCCCTTAGCAATTGCGCCGATCATCGTCTCGTATAACTTAGACGCCTCAAGTGCTTGGCTGTTACGCCACCATTGATATCCACTGTAAGCGGCATAAGCGAATAACGCGACTGTCACAACGCCCGTAATGAGGTTGCGGTACTTTTGCCAAAACGCTTTGAATTGGTCTAATTGTTCTTGTTCTTCTAGATCTAAAGGCATATCAATCCGAGCTGATTTCTTTGTTAATGTGTTCTGTCAATTTGCTAAGTAATTACTGATTATTTAACTAGCAATAAGCCATTCTATTCGGAGGCGCCCACTAAAGCCTCAATTACTGCTTCCAGTACACCCTCTAGAGGAATGGACTTCTGCTCGCCTGTACCCCGCAAGTCTTTGAGCCCAGCCTCATTTTTAGCCAATTCATCAAGTCCAATAATGACGGCAAAGGCTGCACCACTTGCATCAGCCTTCTTCATTTGAGACTTAAAGCTAGCTGATTGACCGTCTGGGGGGCAGAAAAGGATAGTATCGATTCCAGCGCTACGTAAACGCTCAGCAATGATCATGGCTGTAGTTAAAGTTTCGCCACCCTGATGCAATACAAAAATATCGCATTGCGCTTGCGCCTCAGGCAATGATCCAGAAACCTTCATCAACTCGAGGACACGCTCCATACCCATAGCCCAACCACAAGCAGGAGCCGCCTTACCGCCCATACGCTCGATCAAAGGATCATAACGACCACCGCCAGCAATAGTGCCCTGTGCGCCTAACTCATCAGTAATCCACTCGAATACAGTCAGATTGTAGTAATCCAAGCCACGCACTAAACGCGGATTAATCTTGCAGGGAATATTGTTTGCCTTGATTAACGCTTGTACGGCATTGAAATGGGCAAGTGACTCTTCGCCCAAGAAATCCAATAACTTAGGAGCGCCTTCGATCAAAGCCTGCATCTCTGGGTTTTTAGAATCCAAAATGCGCAAGGGATTAGTTAATAGGCGACGCTGAGAATCTTCATCCAATTGAGATTGATTTTTCTCAAAGTAAGCTACTAGGGCAGCGCGGTGCTCAGCACGCTCATTGGCTTGCCCCAATGAATTAATCTCCAGACGTACACCCTTGAGACCTAATTCATCCCACAG includes:
- the der gene encoding ribosome biogenesis GTPase Der — encoded protein: MNPVITIVGRPNVGKSTLFNRLTRSRDALVADFSGLTRDRHYGKGRIGERAFICVDTGGFEPVAKTGIVAEMAKQTKQAVAESDIVIFLVDGRLGMAPQDRVIADFLRKTGRPIILAVNKTEGMQAGVVTADFHELGLGEPFPISSAHGDGVRGLIDDALDSLGIAEPEEDELANDPNRPMKIAVVGRPNVGKSTLINKLIGEERVIAFDMPGTTRDAIEVPFERNGKPYILVDTAGLRRRGKVFEAIEKFSVVKTLQAIADCNVVILMLDAQQDISEQDAHIAGFIVEAGRALVVAVNKWDGLDAYVKERARLEIAQKLRFLDFANVHPISAKKGTGLKELFKDVDAAYAAAMAKLPTPRLTRILQEAIEHQQPKRVGMGRPKLRYAHQGGMNPPIVVIHGTSLSGVTDSYKRYLEGRFRDVFKLRGTPLRIQMNTAKNPYVDEDKGKKGKKR
- the bamB gene encoding outer membrane protein assembly factor BamB — translated: MVAMKNSVKRYAKLIGSVLMIGVAAAALVACSGNSRVRKPADLVPVTNQFDLQPVWSTSVGSSETFNFHPVVAGDAVYAASHRGNVAKIDLASGNKVWEVSVPERLAIGPGSDGRVTVAVSIKGTVYAYDDTGKPLWNVNVGSEVLSEPIVAGGIVVIRALDNRFIGLDAQTGSRKWIYQRQQSALSLRVGYGMLAINNEVIVTGFAGGRFGMIAIANGGLIWETPVSFPKGFSEIERLNDVTAKPSMEGDVLCAVSYQGRIGCGQARTGNLLWFKDYSSYTGTAQSADLVFSANEKSYVTAFATKDGNQVWENTQLTFRDVGEPLAVGRVLLMGDAQGYVHAFSQANGEMLARIRHDSSPISAAPIAVGGLILIQSQGGKIAAYSPK
- a CDS encoding tetratricopeptide repeat protein — protein: MPLDLEEQEQLDQFKAFWQKYRNLITGVVTVALFAYAAYSGYQWWRNSQALEASKLYETMIGAIAKGDKEQTLRAADDLQKDYGRTPYAPMSSLIAARIASDAGDSAKALDYLRWAAKNSSNDGYLALAKMRLVSQLIEQGTEKDFAEADQILKDKPVAGYEALWLERRGDWYLAQKKNAEAKASYQEAWKKLDQAKEFPEEARRLLKVKLDAVGGIAQ
- the hisS gene encoding histidine--tRNA ligase, translating into MTDQNKEAKTQAKVQKINGVRGMNDLLPADAAQWAHLEHVLRDLTRAYGYEFLRTPIVEATAVFQRGIGEVTDIVEKEMYSFEDRLNGEQLTLRPEGTAALVRSVIENNLLYEGPKRLWYTGPMFRHERPQRGRYRQFHQFGIEALGFAGPDIDAEMILMGQRLWDELGLKGVRLEINSLGQANERAEHRAALVAYFEKNQSQLDEDSQRRLLTNPLRILDSKNPEMQALIEGAPKLLDFLGEESLAHFNAVQALIKANNIPCKINPRLVRGLDYYNLTVFEWITDELGAQGTIAGGGRYDPLIERMGGKAAPACGWAMGMERVLELMKVSGSLPEAQAQCDIFVLHQGGETLTTAMIIAERLRSAGIDTILFCPPDGQSASFKSQMKKADASGAAFAVIIGLDELAKNEAGLKDLRGTGEQKSIPLEGVLEAVIEALVGASE